A window of Fibrobacter sp. genomic DNA:
TGATCGCCCAGAAGAACCTCGGCGACGTCGTTCTTATCGACATTCCGCAGACTCAGGGAATGCCTAAGGGTAAGGCCCTCGATATCATGGAAGGCCGATCCGTCATCAACTCTTCTGTCGATCTTCAGGGTTCTACCGACTACGCCGCCCTCAAGGGTGCTGACGTGGTTATCGTTACCGCCGGTTTCCCGCGTATGCCGGGCATGAGCCGCGACGACCTCCTCGACAAGAACTGCGGCGTTATCAAGACCGTCGCCGAAGCCATCAAGACTAACGCTCCGGACGCTTTCGTCATCGTGATCACGAACCCGCTCGACGCCATGGTCTACAACATGCAGAAGCAGTCCGGTCTCCCGGCCAACAAGGTCATCGGTATGGCTGGCGTGCTCGACTCTGCCCGTCTCGCTTGCTTCGTCGCTGACGAACTCGGCGTTTCCGTGGAAGACGTGAAGGCCCTCGTGATGGGCGGCCACGGCGACACGATGGTTTCCATCATGGAATGCGTCACTGTCGGCGGCATCCCGGTTTCTCAGCTCATGAGCAAGGAAAAGTTCGCCGAACTCGCCAAGCGCACTGCCGGTGCCGGTGGCGAAATCGTGAACCTCCTCGGTCGCGGCTCCGCTTTCTACAGCCCGGCTACTTCTGCCGTGCACATGGCCGAAGCCTACCTCCTCGACAAGAAGAACGTGTTCTCCTGCGCTGCCATGCTGAACGGCGAATACGGCGTGAAGGGCCTCTACTGCGGCGTGCCGGTCGTGGTCGGTGCCAACGGTGTCGAGAAGATTCTCGAAGTCTCCATGAACGACGAAGAGAAGGCCGCTTTCGCGAAGTCTGTCGACGCCTGCAAGAAGAACGCTGAATGGGTCGACGCTCATACGTAAGCGACCGTTCGTTCGACATATAGGGTGAGGAACCTCCGGTTTCTCACTCACTCTTGCAAAATTTATGCAAAAAGAATGCCTCCGATTCACTCGGAGGCGTTTCTTGTTTAATGTGGTTAAGCTTGATTATTTGTAATTGAACCAGTAAGCGATGCCGAAGATTAGGCGAAAGTCGGAACGGTCATCGTATTCGTACATTTTGGTCAGGCTGTGGGTGTACTTGACGAAGAATTCGAGGCCGAAGGCCAAGGTGAAACCGAAACCACCGCCGACTCCGATGTTTAAATCTTTCAGGTCGTCTCTATTGTTCCATTCCTCGTCTTTGCCTGAATAGTAGAATTCGAAAAGATTGATGTCGAATGTGGCGCCGGCTTCGAGGAAGAAGATGTTGGTGGCATAGAAACGAACCATTGCGGGGATTTGGATTGCCAAGCGGAATGCTTCGTCATCGTTGGGATCGAGAGAAGAAGTATGGATTCCGGTGAGGTCCATCCGGACGTCGGCGTTGCCTCTGACATACGAGCCATAACCAACCGACAGGCCGGCTCCCGTATGGAGGCCAATGTGGTTGCCGAAACCGATAATGATGTCAAAGGAACCCTGCGTGTAGTAGAGGCTATAGTCTGAAAAATCCGGTGCATCGTCACCCATGAGGAATACTAAGCTATAGTTAAAATTGGAGCCCCAAAGACCCAGGTGGTTGATGTTGGCGAATGCGCTTGAGGCGCAAGCGGCGATGGTAATCAGGGCGAAAAGGACTTTTTTCACGTGGCCTTCTTTTTTGGTGAAATATGTCGGGCAAAAATAGAAAAAAAAGGTGAAATCTGTTGTTCGACGGTAAAAAAGGCTTTTTTTTGTTAAATGTTGACTTTTTATTGCAGATAAATCTATTCAATTTTACGCAAATTTTATAAAAAAGGTGAAAATGTGGACTTTTAATTTGAAAATTTGTTGACTTTAGATGCGTAAAAAGTTATATTCAGGATATAGACCTCTAAAACGGAGCCGTATATGTTTTTTGGTATGGGATCACGTTACGGCGTGGGCACTATGTTCGGGTACGTAGGCTTGGGGGTCGTGTTTGGAGTTTCGGTTGCCTTCTCCGCGGATTGGTACGCGAAGGACAACCTGCAACCAGGTCACGACCCGAGCATGGTGCGGTTTGAGGACGGCTACGCCCTCATGAGTACGAACAACAATTTGCAGTTGTGGACATCTGAAGATGCCTACACTTGGCGCGACCATAAGTCGACCGTGAGCGCGATTCCGCAGTGGGCTTACCAGTATGCGCCGGGCACCGAGGGCATCTGGGCGCCGGATATATTCTACATGAATGGCGAGTTCCGCGTGTACTACTGCGTGTCGGTTTTCGGCAAGCGTTCTTCCGCAATCGGTTACCAGGCGACGACCTCGATTGTGCCGGGAACGGATGGCTATGGCTGGAAGGACCATGGCCATGTATTCCACACGACGACCAGCGACAAGTACAACGCGATTGATGCGGACGTGGTGCGCGATACCGAGGGCAATTACTGGATGGCGTTCGGTTCGTTCGGACTCGGCATTCAGCTGATCAAACTGGACGCGCAGACGGGCTACCAGGCGAATGACGACAAGACTGTCTACAACATCGCAAGGCGTACGAGCAAGGCGAGCGAGGGCGCGGAAGAAGGCCCGAGCCTCATCGAACATGGCGGAAAGTATTTCCTGTTCACTGCGTGGGACAAGTGCTGCCAGCAGGGAGCGAACATCGAGCAGACCACGTACAAGACCGCTTATGGCCGCGCCGACAAGGTGACTGGCCCGTACAAGGACCGCGCCGGCTATGACATGGCGACTGGTGGCGGCACGATTTTGCTGGAACGTTATGGGCGCTACGTGGGCCCGGGCGGCGGAGAAGCCTTTCAAGACCTGAACCGTGTGCGTTTTGTGCACCATTATTACGATCTCAACGGCGACAAGTACAACCACATCCATATTCGTGACGTGGTGTTTACCGACGATAACTGGGCTGAGATGGGACAGCCCTTCCTCGGACGCTACTTGAGCGCGGAGGTCGAACACGGTGTGCTGACGCGCGCGGTTTCAGGCGACCTTGCGATTACGCGGAGCAACACGGCATCGAACGGCGAATACCTCGCGTATGTGAATACCGCGGGTTCCAAGATCCACTTGCCGATGAACATCATGCAGGCGGGCGATTACTTGCTGCGCTATCGCTATGCGAACGGCGGCGATGCTGCCGCGACACACAAGGTGACCGTCAATGGCAAGTCGCGGACGGTGACGCTCCCGCCCACGGGTTCCTGGGGCACGTTCCCCGAGAAGTCCGTGGTGATGGTGCCCGCGACGCTCAAGCGTGGCGGTAACTTTATAGATATCGAACCGTCACCCAACGGCAACTTCGCTGAACTTGACCGCGTCGATTTTTTGCGCGTGGTCCGCGATACGATTCCGGCGAACGGGTTTGACAACGGCATCCGCGTGCGCCTCACGAAGGATGACGAGCTCGCCATCAAGGACGGCGGCTATGCGATTTTCGAGAACGTGGTGACCGATTCCATCAGGTCTCTGGACGTGTCTGTCAAGGTAAAGAGTTTGACGGGTGGCAGGCTCAGCATTCGCGATGGCAAGAAGGACGGGACCGTCCTTTCGGAATGCGAACTGGTGGCGGCCAACGCGAAGTCGGCGGCTAACGGCTGGACGGAAGTATCCTGCTCGAGCCTCAAGAGCATCGGCGGCGTGAAGGACTTTTATTTGACGGCATCGGGCGTTTCGGGCGAGGTGCTTGTCGGGAACATCGTGTTCGCGGGGGCGCCCGGGGACATTGAGTGCACCGAGGAACCGTGCGGAGAGCCTGGATCCAGTTCCAGTGGTGTTGTAATCGGGTCGAGCAGTTCCAGCGGAACGGAAGCGATTGTTCCACGCGAGATTCGCCGCGATTTGCAGCAGCCCGCACGCAAGGGTTACCGCGACCTGAAGGGCCGCAGCTTCGACAAGCAAATCCGTTACAGGGTGATGTTCTAGACTTGACAGTCATCCTGGAGCGCAACGCGCGATAGGATCCATTTAGGAAATAAACAATGAAAAATGCATGTAATAAAACGCGTGGATTCTATCGTGTCCTTCGGACACTCCAGAATGACATTGTAGGAATCGTCCTTTGCGCAACCGCAGTCTTCGCGGCCAACCCGCTCACGACGGCGTTCTATTCCGCTGATGCGGCCGCTCTCGTGCACAACGACAGCCTGTTCATCTTTGCTGGCCACGACGAACAGGGCCCGCAAAGCGATAACAACAAGGCGTTCATCATGAACGACTGGCACGTGCTCGTGACCGACGACATGGAGAACTACCACGATTACGGCGCCGTGCTGAGCGTGAAGACGTTTAAGTGGGCGAACGCAAGCGCCTTTGCTGGCCACTGCGAATACCGTAACGGAAAGTTCTACTGGTACGTGGCGGTACATCACGGCACCATCAAGGAAAACGGGAGCGAAGGTTTTGCCATCGGCGTCGCCGTTGCCGATCATCCCTCGGGCCCGTGGAAAGATGCCATCGGACAGGCGCTTATTACCGATAACACCCCGAACGATGTGAAGCTCAATATCGACCCTGCGATTTTCTATGACGGCGATGACATCTGGATGTATTGGGGCTCGTGGAATGCGGGGCGCCGCGTCAAGCTCAAGGAGAACATGATTGAGCTCGCGAGCACTCCCGAAGACATCAAGATTAAGGATTTCTTTGAGGCGCCTTGGATGCACAAGTACCGCGGGAACTACTACTTCAGTTATGCTTCGGGTTACCCTTCCACCACGAACTACTCGATGGCGCCGAGCCTGAACGGGCCATGGACGCAGAAGGGCGTACTGAACGACAAGCTTGACAATTCCGAGACGAATCACCAGGCCATTTTCAAGTATCTCGGACACTGGTATTTTATGTACCACGGCGCGAATTCTCCAGGCGGCTGGACTTACCGCCGTTCCGTGAATATCGATTACCTGTATTACAACGAAGACGCAATTATCCAGAAAATCAAGCGCACCTCGACGGGTGTAGACAAAGTAAATAACGCGCTCGTGGAAAACGGCGGCTACCGCATGACTGTTTCTCACAGCAACTTGACGCTCGAAGACGAAAACGGAATTGTGGTGCAGCGCCCGCTGGTAGAAGATTCCGCAGATGCACGCGCCAAGTCGCAGTTGTGGGTGCTCAAGCAGGCTGAAAAGCGTCGCCATTATACGTTGCGGAACTTCGGTACGGGCCGCTATTACTGCCCGCCGACAAAGCTTCTTGACACCGTGAAGACATCGGCGACGCCATGCGAAATCCGCATCGAGAATGCGTCCGTCAACAAGGGCTACTACCTTTACGGCGATTACGACAGCGATTTTGTGGGTGACGTGCTGAACATCTCGAAGGATTCCGGCATGCCCGTGATTACATGGGTGCGCACCGGTACGGACAACCAGAAATTTAAACTGGAAAAAGCCGTGTTGCCGGATACCGCGACAGTGGAGTCCAGCTCTAGCGAAATTGCGCCGGAAAGTTCCAGCAGCGAAACGGATGCTATTTTGCAGCGCGCCCATCGCCACGACTTGCAGCAACTCGACCGCAAGGGCTATCGCGACCTGAAGGGCCGCCGGTATGACAAGCAGATTCGTTACAGGGTGCTGTTCTAGGGTCTGGCCTATTTTACCATCTGGAACACTTTTTCGCCCTCGAGGCTCATTCCGTAGCGCGTGCGCAGAATTTCTTCCTTGTACAGGGAATCGTGTTGCAGGCGCTCGATTTCTTGTGTGCGTTCCTCGATGATTTGTTTGAGCGAATCGATTTTGAATTCGTATTCCGCGATTTGCTGGGCTACGTTGCGCTGTTCGATTAGGTTGCCCTTGCTGAAAAAGAGCTGCAGTACGAGAATGCCGATAAAGAACATGAAAGCTATCACGGCGATGTAGATTCTCTTGTGCATTAATTGACTCCGTCGAACTGGAAAACGAAATTATCGTCGGTGTGGGCGAGCCCGGCCATTTCCAGCTCTGTCAATATAGTTAAAAGTTGGCTTATGTTAAAGTCGAATTCCGACTGGAGTTCGGTAAAAGTTTTGCGGAAACCGTTTACGCGACGGAAAAAGTCCAGCGTGGCTTTGTCTAGGTGGGTGCCAGCGAGCGAAAGTTCCTTAAGGCTGATGCTTTCGGATTTCGGGAATCCGAGAACGGAACGCAGGCTTTCGGGCGTGAATACGGGCTTGGCGAGCCCCCGGTCGAGAAGGGCGTTCGGGCCGCTCGCTACTTCGCTGTCGAAATCGCCCGGGATGGCGTAGAGCGGCTTGCCTTCTTTGCGGGTGAATTCTCCGGTAAGGAGCGCCCCGCCTTTCGCCTTGCTCTGGACGATTAGGGTTGCCGCGCAGATGCCGGAGATGATTTTGTTCCGTGCGGGGAAGTTCCCCTTGTACGCGGGTTCGTCGGGCTCGAACTCGCTCACGAGCGCGCCGCCCGCCTCCAGAATCCTTCGGGCGAGTTCCCCGCGGGTCCCTTCGATGCGGGTGCATAGCCCCTGCGCGAGGACTGCCACGGTCGGGATTCCGGCCTCAAGTGCCGCCTCGTGGCAGTAGCTGTCTATTCCCTGCGCCAGACCGGAGACGACTACGGCGCGTGTTCCGCGGAGCGATTCCACAAGCCTTTTGCAGAGGATTTTCGCATTGGGCCCGGGCCTGCGGGTGCCGACCATCGCGATGCCTACGGGGACGTTTCCGCGCCTTTCGTCGGCGGTCGTGATGCCTTCTCCGTTGTGGGTGGCGGAATCCCCGGAGTCGGCCGGTGGCAGCGTTCCCATCGCATAGAGAACTTTTGGTTTGTAGGGGGATTTGCTGAGGGCGAGGGGGTATTGCTCGGGAGTGACGAGATTGGGTTCGAAGTTCATGGGCTTCCTTTGCGGGCGCAGTTTAATGCGTGTTATAAACGGCGCGTGTTATAAACGGCGCGTGCTATAAACGGCGCATGGGATAATTAAAGGAACATGCCGCGCGGTTTTGTATAGGATAATCGCTGGTCGGCAATCGCCCGGGTCCGGCATCGCCGGTACCTGAATTTGGGGAGGCCCATGGTAAATGTAGTAAATGTGTGGTGTGTAATTTTACATTTCACATTTCACATCGCACACTGCGCCGAAGGCGCGCACATTTCTATCTTTACCGCCATGAAATACACGTTCGATGATTTGGTAGATATCTTGAAACGCCTCCGCGCCGAGAACGGCTGCCCCTGGGACCGCGAACAGGATACGCATTCGCTTTTGCCCTACCTTGTGGAAGAGAGCAGCGAGTTTATCGATGCCGCGATGGATGGAGACAAGGCCCACATGTGCGAAGAACTTGGCGATGTGCTCCTGCAGGTGGTTTTCCATGCGCAGGTCTGCCGCGAAGAGGGCGCGTTTACTATCGACGACGTGGTGCAGGGAATCTGCGAGAAGATGATCCGCAGGCATCCGCACGTGTTCAGCGACGCGCAGGTGGACAATTCATCGGAGGTCAGCCGCCGCTGGGAAAAGATCAAGGCCCAGGAGGCGACGCACCTGAAGGATGCCGGAAAATCCGTCATGGACAAGGTCAGCAGGAGCATGCCGACGCTCGCCCGTACGCAGGATATCATCCGCAGGGTGGCGAAAGTCGGGTTCGACTGGGGCGAACCTGCGCCCGTATTCGACAAGGCGCAGGAGGAATTCGCGGAATTCCGTGCGGAGCTGGAAAAGGTTTCTCCCGAAAACGCGAACACCGACCGCCTGGAAGACGAGTTCGGCGATATCATGTTCTGCCTTGTGAACGTGGCGCGTCATAGCGGGTTCAATGCCGATGTCGCATTGCGGCGCGCGAACGCGAAATTCGAAAAGCGCTTCCGCGAGGTGGAACGCCTGGCCCGCGAGCAGGGGAAGGCCGTCGCGGAAATCGGGCTGGAGGGCCTCCAGCAGCTTTGGAAACAGGCTAAGGCCTCCGCTCGATAATGATGGTGTCCTGCAGCTCTATGCGCAGGAGGCCGTCCCTTGCGGCGACATAGAACTTGTCGAAGTTGCAGATGTTCTCGTCGGCGCCCGTAGCGTCGAATTCAAGTACGTCCCAATATGTATTCTTTCCTATCTTCAGGGTATCGAGCATGCGGATGGTGTAGCCGTCCCTGTTCATCATTATATCCCCGCGGAGATTCTTGAAGACGATGTCGGGACCATATTGCCAAATCCCGTCACGGAAACCTCTGTAGCAGGTGAGAGTCATCTTGCCACCGTTTTCATCACATTCAATGCGCAGGTCGATGTTTATTTCGTTGAGGTCGCCCGATGCCTCGAAATAGAAGCTTTCGGGCTTGTGGCTGTAGATGCGCTCGTCGTAGGCATCCTTTAAGCCCCAGTTGTCGATAACCTTGACCGTATCGTTCCATTCCTGTTCTTTCTTGACCAACCTCTTGAAAGAACCTCCGACGTAGGGGTCGTCGACACCTAGGAGCCGGCATGCGGAAAGCGCCATGCCGATGGCAAGGAGAATGGCGAACTTTGCGGATTTATTCATGGTCGTCTCCTTCCTTGATGGTAAAACTCTTGCCGTCTGTGCATTCCAGTTTCAGGATGCCTTTTGTCCTCGAAAAATAGAGGTGTGCGAGTTCACCGTCTACTTCTTCATTGTAGTTGATGGCGTTGTAATGTGTGTTGTCCATAATGACGAACACGCTGTCGTAGGTCACGCCATTGAAGGTAATGGTATCGAGCATCCTGATGGCGTTGTCAATCCCCATTTCTTCTGGAAGGCCTGTGGAGTCGAGTTCGAATGTGAAAGAGGTATTTCTGTAGCTTATGAATACCGGTGCGCTCTGGCCTATGTTGAATTCACGTGTGTTTTCTTCTTTGCTGACGTTTACGCGGCCATAGAAGTTTATTTCGACATTCATGATGGGGTAGGTGGATGAGAGATAGACGGTCCGGTTCTCTTGCTCGGCAATGACGCAGTAGTCGCTCCAGTTGGAGGAAAATGTGGAGTCATAGCTCACGCTCAAATCGAATTCGAAACCTTCGGAATGGACGTAGTGCGTTGTGTTCCCTTTCTTGAAGTTTCCGATAGTCTTCTGGCAGTCGGCTAGCCTGTAGTCAGGGTGATATATGGAATCGCAGGTGTCGGTGGTACAACAGTCCGGGCAGGCTGTCAGGCATATTAGGGGGATGGCTAAAAACGCTAGGGAAAGTATGATTCTTGTGGACACATTTTCTCCTTTGAATACCGATTACAAATAAAATACAAATTTAGGGACTGTTTTTAGTGAAAAAATTGCGCTTTTTCGCATTATTTCGCCGTTTCCACATTGGAGTGTTCTATATAGGAGTGCTTTTTGTAAATTTTTTTTATTCCGGTGCGCGTATGCGGGGGTATATTATGGATGTGCTTCCAGTCAGTCCTGGTTCTGGAGAAGGGATGCCGGATCGAACCACGGGGTAGGACTTATTGGGTGTACACTTTCTATTCCAAAAGTCACTCGGTCTTTATGGCCGGGTGATTTTTGTTTAGGGACTTCTTGTAATCTTCGCAGCGTTTCTTTTGCCGTTCTCTGATGTCGCGCAGTGTCTCTTCAGGAGTTTTGTCATGTGGACCAATTCCCGATGAGGGAAATCCATAAGGATCTTTTGCAAATTTTTCATATTCAGGGTCTCCCATTTCCGGAATTTTCCCGAAGGAGCCGTCGTATCGTCCCTTTAGCATTGCATCCCAGCCCATCTCTCGA
This region includes:
- the mdh gene encoding malate dehydrogenase codes for the protein MARKKIALVGAGQIGGTMALVIAQKNLGDVVLIDIPQTQGMPKGKALDIMEGRSVINSSVDLQGSTDYAALKGADVVIVTAGFPRMPGMSRDDLLDKNCGVIKTVAEAIKTNAPDAFVIVITNPLDAMVYNMQKQSGLPANKVIGMAGVLDSARLACFVADELGVSVEDVKALVMGGHGDTMVSIMECVTVGGIPVSQLMSKEKFAELAKRTAGAGGEIVNLLGRGSAFYSPATSAVHMAEAYLLDKKNVFSCAAMLNGEYGVKGLYCGVPVVVGANGVEKILEVSMNDEEKAAFAKSVDACKKNAEWVDAHT
- a CDS encoding family 43 glycosylhydrolase; this translates as MGSRYGVGTMFGYVGLGVVFGVSVAFSADWYAKDNLQPGHDPSMVRFEDGYALMSTNNNLQLWTSEDAYTWRDHKSTVSAIPQWAYQYAPGTEGIWAPDIFYMNGEFRVYYCVSVFGKRSSAIGYQATTSIVPGTDGYGWKDHGHVFHTTTSDKYNAIDADVVRDTEGNYWMAFGSFGLGIQLIKLDAQTGYQANDDKTVYNIARRTSKASEGAEEGPSLIEHGGKYFLFTAWDKCCQQGANIEQTTYKTAYGRADKVTGPYKDRAGYDMATGGGTILLERYGRYVGPGGGEAFQDLNRVRFVHHYYDLNGDKYNHIHIRDVVFTDDNWAEMGQPFLGRYLSAEVEHGVLTRAVSGDLAITRSNTASNGEYLAYVNTAGSKIHLPMNIMQAGDYLLRYRYANGGDAAATHKVTVNGKSRTVTLPPTGSWGTFPEKSVVMVPATLKRGGNFIDIEPSPNGNFAELDRVDFLRVVRDTIPANGFDNGIRVRLTKDDELAIKDGGYAIFENVVTDSIRSLDVSVKVKSLTGGRLSIRDGKKDGTVLSECELVAANAKSAANGWTEVSCSSLKSIGGVKDFYLTASGVSGEVLVGNIVFAGAPGDIECTEEPCGEPGSSSSGVVIGSSSSSGTEAIVPREIRRDLQQPARKGYRDLKGRSFDKQIRYRVMF
- a CDS encoding glycoside hydrolase family 43 protein — its product is MKNACNKTRGFYRVLRTLQNDIVGIVLCATAVFAANPLTTAFYSADAAALVHNDSLFIFAGHDEQGPQSDNNKAFIMNDWHVLVTDDMENYHDYGAVLSVKTFKWANASAFAGHCEYRNGKFYWYVAVHHGTIKENGSEGFAIGVAVADHPSGPWKDAIGQALITDNTPNDVKLNIDPAIFYDGDDIWMYWGSWNAGRRVKLKENMIELASTPEDIKIKDFFEAPWMHKYRGNYYFSYASGYPSTTNYSMAPSLNGPWTQKGVLNDKLDNSETNHQAIFKYLGHWYFMYHGANSPGGWTYRRSVNIDYLYYNEDAIIQKIKRTSTGVDKVNNALVENGGYRMTVSHSNLTLEDENGIVVQRPLVEDSADARAKSQLWVLKQAEKRRHYTLRNFGTGRYYCPPTKLLDTVKTSATPCEIRIENASVNKGYYLYGDYDSDFVGDVLNISKDSGMPVITWVRTGTDNQKFKLEKAVLPDTATVESSSSEIAPESSSSETDAILQRAHRHDLQQLDRKGYRDLKGRRYDKQIRYRVLF
- a CDS encoding septum formation initiator family protein, with product MHKRIYIAVIAFMFFIGILVLQLFFSKGNLIEQRNVAQQIAEYEFKIDSLKQIIEERTQEIERLQHDSLYKEEILRTRYGMSLEGEKVFQMVK
- a CDS encoding DNA-processing protein DprA; this encodes MNFEPNLVTPEQYPLALSKSPYKPKVLYAMGTLPPADSGDSATHNGEGITTADERRGNVPVGIAMVGTRRPGPNAKILCKRLVESLRGTRAVVVSGLAQGIDSYCHEAALEAGIPTVAVLAQGLCTRIEGTRGELARRILEAGGALVSEFEPDEPAYKGNFPARNKIISGICAATLIVQSKAKGGALLTGEFTRKEGKPLYAIPGDFDSEVASGPNALLDRGLAKPVFTPESLRSVLGFPKSESISLKELSLAGTHLDKATLDFFRRVNGFRKTFTELQSEFDFNISQLLTILTELEMAGLAHTDDNFVFQFDGVN
- the mazG gene encoding nucleoside triphosphate pyrophosphohydrolase, whose amino-acid sequence is MKYTFDDLVDILKRLRAENGCPWDREQDTHSLLPYLVEESSEFIDAAMDGDKAHMCEELGDVLLQVVFHAQVCREEGAFTIDDVVQGICEKMIRRHPHVFSDAQVDNSSEVSRRWEKIKAQEATHLKDAGKSVMDKVSRSMPTLARTQDIIRRVAKVGFDWGEPAPVFDKAQEEFAEFRAELEKVSPENANTDRLEDEFGDIMFCLVNVARHSGFNADVALRRANAKFEKRFREVERLAREQGKAVAEIGLEGLQQLWKQAKASAR